The Plasmodium reichenowi strain SY57 chromosome Unknown, whole genome shotgun sequence genomic interval atagaaatatacTTAAGTATAATAGTTGTGTAATAGgataataaataacatataataataaaaatatatatatatatataattatttatttgtacatttgtttatttgatttttattattatattttttttttattttttaattattattattttttttctttaattattattattattattatttaattttttttttctttagAATCCAGTACTTTTTCATGATTCacaatatatgtaataatatagcattacataaaattatattatttataacattaatattattattattttaatttatattatatataaatatgcttaaaaaaaaaaaaaaaaatcaaaatgataaaaagtatgtttttataatattattacataatacacataattcataagaatatataatataaataatttccatatatatactagAATACActataaagaaataataatattaataataataaaatatgtttatttatatttataaaatatgtatttttacCATAACACTATGTACAACGAACCTATTTAATAAcgtaatatataataatatattataagttacatatctatatatatatatatatatatatatatatacatatgtttGTGTGTGTATTCATTTATAGAACGGAATAGAAATTGGAACATACAAATCATCATACCATAATGGAGGGATACAATTCAGAATGCTAGCACAAAAAAActcaaataaaaaatcaaatGGAAATACcttaatgaatatattcttaaaaGACAAAAACGAAAAAGGTAgtaaaacaaaaaaactTGATCCTCAAATTTCATCTCTAGTTAGTTTAGTagataatatgaatataactgaagaagaaaaagataagATCAAAAATCTaacattaaaatatataaatagtgACAACATagtagaaaaaaataaatacattaaTGAACTTCAAAAATACAGTAAAAACGAAGA includes:
- a CDS encoding MC-2TM Maurer's cleft two transmembrane protein, coding for MFIYIYKICIFTITLCTTNLFNNNGIEIGTYKSSYHNGGIQFRMLAQKNSNKKSNGNTLMNIFLKDKNEKGSKTKKLDPQISSLVSLVDNMNITEEEKDKIKNLTLKYINSDNIVEKNKYINELQKYSKNEECKEHMNNYLMYLRTQNDIKYLKRNNFWNNIGIVTMTLFLIILLTVFILLGIITDNYGLFLTCILIFMTYICARFLPEIKICLKDLKETCTNCFKKKKQIIK